ACGAAGCTCCACAAATATGAACGCTAGGCACCCAAATTCAGCTGTCGGGCACGTATCAGTGCAGCCTCTGGgaactttattttcttgtttgcaTTTAGATCTGTCTTAAATCTTACATCTCCAATCCTAAAAGCCAACCACGGCCCCCTTGAAGTGTGATTAAAATCACACTTCAGACTTTCACCAAAGAAAGGGAGAAacgaaagaaacagaaaaggaaacGGGCTTACTTTGAGTTCCTCTTGAAGCTTGCCAAAGCGGACCGTGCCATTCAGAATCCTGCTGACAAATCCCTGCTTTTCCTGCTGGAGTCCAGATGCCTAAGAGGGCAGAGAGGGAAGATGGAGGGTTACTGAGCTACGAAAGGAAGGGAAGGACACAGAGTTAGGTGAGAGACATGGAGGAAAGGGGGAGAattggaaacagaaaaaaaggttttcaatgGTCAGAGCATATGACTGTCAAATTCTGGTAAAATGTGATCCCCCATTTTATTGGCTTTAGAGAAGAAATCATGGTCAATAGCATTTGGctttatggaaaataaaatcttaatatcaaagtgaaaacagttttttactAAATATAGTTAAATAACTATTGGTAAAGTGAATCattctataaatatatatattatatatattatataatatatcCTACAGTCAATGGGCACAAATCAACTCCTGTAGGGTAATCTCCATATGTCCATAatttaaaggggaaaaatacactgtcttttgaaataaactaaatacaCCATCACAGAATCAATCAAACGGCCGCAAATGGCCCCTgagccgcactttggacacccctgatttgACATATGTCAATGTAAATTGCTTGTGAaatttttataattaaacaGAGCGCAGTTCCGTTGATTATCACATTAGATGGCATAATAACATTAGTGGAATGTGTTCATGTTTAATCTTAGCAGATTAAATACAGCTATGGACAGATTTTCCATTAGCAACTACCTAAAATAGATAATTAAACTTAAGTGAATTGAAATAAGAAGGTTATAAGATAGATTATCTGTCACCTTCTCTATTTGCATTTGTCTCCATGCATCCCACTGTTGGCATGaacaatgtatatatttttcacaCAGTAGGGTCAAAACTGCCTGTGGGATAAACAACAGGTTCAGACAatgtgttttctgattttttttaagcctaTATAAATTGGCTGCCATCACCCAGATGCTGCACAGCTGCTAGGTTTTGTATCCATTAGTTTCTTAATACATATGAGGCCCAGCTTCATCTGACATGTGCTAAATCGCCTGCCAGAACACGGCTCACGTCTGTCTGTCACTCTGTGCTGCGTGCTCCTGCCCAGTCTTTCATATTTTGTTCACCTGGACACCTGATAATCACCGCCagatcacaaaataaactattCCAGGGTCCGACCTGATGAATGTTGGCGAGTATTTCAAATCAACTGCGAGCTTTCTCGCAAGCTAAACCGGATTAACTCAAAATAGTGTTGACATTCTTCTACAAGGGAAATTATGTGTTGGTCAATAGCTGCGCTGACCACACAATTCCACAgtttgacatttagaaaataacttTGCTTAGTAAAAACATTGaggttttattggtttattttgcaaaactgcaatggaaacaccttTTTCGCATCACACAGAGCCACATAATCAACAACTGGACGTTGCCTATGGCGCtaaccacaaagaagacgacaacaGAAAGTAGTTGCAGGATCATGTTGTGGCCTTTTTTTACTGAACtaatttattcatgtgtgattttaattgcgaaATTGtatttgacaaagttttgcacagtTAGTGTGTGCGTGTGACTTGTGAAACAGTCCATATCGGAACAGCGGTAACATCAGCAGTACCGTGTGCAATAGATGGTCTCTTTCCCTGGAAATGTGCTCTGCGACAGAAACGACAGCCTCCAGGTAATGACGAGtcttctcctccttcagcaAATGCTCTTCCTTTTGTCTCCTCAGCGTACTCATTCTCCCCTCTGCCTTCCTAATTGATTGACAGGAACGATTGTGTGAGTTAACAAGCGAGAGAATTTTAAACAGGAGACGAAAGCTACATTGTAAAATGGAGAGAGGAGATAAAACAATGGGAAACTGTAGCAGGGTTAAGGGAAAAAGAGTTGGGCAGACAGAGAgacagcgagagagagagaagcggTGCGAACAGAAGAGAGACAAAGAATTAACTGGATATCTTCAGATGCTTCCATCTGTACAAGGATGTGAGACAATCCTCGGCTAATCCAACACCCTTTCTGACAGTCTTCACGCCTCGGAATGAAAAACTCCACATTAATCTCAGAGCAAGCCTGCTGGGAAACCGAGCACGCTCCCAGAGCAGAGGAGATTTTAGAACAGCTTGAGTCCatgattaaaatttaaaaactatgTTAAGAAAATCATCATCTGGATTTACCAAGACATATGCAATAGAATCTGCATATGAATTCTATGACGTGCAGAACAGAAGTAAGTCACCTGGGCCAGCCTTTATCAGTGATCAGCCAGAAGGAAACTAAATAATTTACTGGACCACTcaattcactaagtgaaacgTTAAATAGATTACACACAGACAGATGTTTTCGAGCCACTCCTTTGTGCTAATTATAATGATTTTGCACTTAAGCTTTTCAAAGGGGCAATACTATGTAAAGTCAACTTTGCatcatgttattccctcattaaaatcATACGTGGAGTGTCGCCTCGACACTCATGcaagtttgagaaatcctttaatctcccatggcaaccattcagctgggtggacatagctccgccttcaaggacaaagctcctccccTGAACTGCAGTTTCCAACTTTCTGAGCTTCCCCTTCGCAGAGCCCTCCTTCTCAcctctcccactcagctccttcaaactagccatcaataattagcaaacacctggtgggaaAGCGCAGTTGCTGAGCTCATCAGATGAGCTACtttcagtgaaacactggtaaaaacattgttaaagggctAATAGAGGAGGAGCGACGTTGTTATGATTTCCTGAAGGaaaagcttcagaaagagcaggaatttttaaagagacagtcccaatttcaaggtgttaaaccAAGAAGTAAAATATCTTCTAAGTCATATTTGCTTGACatacaaagcatttttatagcaactgaagtGACATAGATACtttattatgctataaaatggccctatgtacctggaaaacataatactgctcctttaatacagaaatgtgggctttaTAAAAAAGTCTGTATAATATACTTGCTTAAAGTCTGCTATTTTCAAGTTACTTTTAATATGACAAAAGTGCCTCATAGCAACACAtgttgtcaccttcctaaaatgaTGGCctcagtcattttttgccaaaagtgattttttttttttttctgcctaaaACAACTTTTGGAAGAAAAGAGATAATCATTTTTAGCCAAAaccacttttggcaaaaaaaaattacttggggccattattttaggaaggtgacgatattCTAATATGTTCAATATTACTGAACAACCTTTAGCAGATTGCACCTCCAGATATCTGTAAAATACAGAATCTGCATGAAAAGGACGGATGGAAAATAGTTTTGCTCCACTCATTTTCCAAATTTAAATGCAATTCCATAACTTCCAGACTTTCCACAAAGATGTACCaagtctgtgtttttgttttgttgtgcatTAACGGATTCAGAAATGCATTCTTCTTATAATTCAGGAGTCAGCGGATCCAGTAGAAGCAGCCCATTTGGTACCTGTTTGCTTGTTTGCAGCGCTCCAGCTCAGTCTTCACCGTCCTCACATCAGCAGTCAGGCTGACTTTGTCCAGAGCCAGACTCTTGTTCTCCTCCTGCAGGCTGGACATTTTTAGAAGCAACTGCTCCTTCTCGCTCTTATTTCTCCTCTCCTGTTCCTCCAGCTGTCTGAAAGTCAGGAGCACATTTAAGCATTCAAGGATTCACTCTGTTTAACAAATTTCaaggaaaatgtttccagatttttcataatattctgGTTGATATCtttttggggtggggggggggattCTGGCTATATAAAGTGCTGCagtctgcaaaaacaaaaccttgaaAGGCTCAAAGCTTTggtaattttttcattttctttgagagtgctaattttttcttattaatttgCAGAACTCTGCTGGTTTCAATTACTCTCATGTTAAATAATTCATCCCCTAGCTGGTCTCCGTggcaattaaaaatgcaatgttttagGTGCTTCCCTTGTTGGACTTCTTGAATCTGATCTTATTGTTCTGCATCAAATCACTTGTTTcgaaatattgaaataaactaaactgtacatttatgaaaaaagtaATAAGGTGGAATCCACAATTGCACAATTCTCAGTCAGACGAACGGAACAGAGTTGTTTTACTGctgattaatcatttaaatatgaatcacagcagagactgtagaAGCACCTTCTGAGTTTGCCTGCAATGCTGCAGTGCTCATCCCATGTGACGACATCCTTGAGGCGAGCCTGCAGCAGCTCGGCCTCCTTCGTGCGTTTCTGTAAGCCCCGTCTGCTTCCTTCCAGGTCCTCCTGCAGAcgctccttctcttcctccaaCATCATAAGCTGCTTAGACATTTTCGAGACTACACAGAGAggcagaaggaggagaagagtGTAAAGGAAAAGAAGTAGGCGAAAAACCCAAAGATTGTTcagtttgggattttattttacaactttcacattgctgtttttttttggctattAAGAAATGTGTTTCAATTTACGTTAGCCCTTTTTCGCAGCACCTTCAGATTGGTGTTTGCCGTGGTTGGCCTTGGTTTTTTCATGCTGAGCCTccagctgaccaatcagagcctggtTCTCCTGCAAAACCAGAAGCGCCTGCTGCTGAATCATCTGGCTGGAGAGAGATTggagggagttttttttttttttattattcctcaGTTCTTTGGaggtaaaactgaaaataaatatttccagtgCCTTGCAACgttattttgcacatttcattTTACCTCCACAAACGTCAATGCAGttttgatagaccaacacaaagtagtgaataattgtcaagtagaaggaaaatgacagctccaataataataataataataataataataataataataataataataataataataaatacatatacaATCGTAAAGATTAGATCAATGGaaataaattagtatttttgcaAAGTAATGCACCATCAACTTAGAGTAAATAATCTCAACATCTTTTCTAATGCATCTAGTAGTAAAGAGGTTTATATgtaaactttttactttaaacagCACTTGATTTAATAGTCAATTTGATATCTGCTCTTTAGCTTTCAAATTGGCCTCATTGTTCTGAAGATCAACATGACAAATATGAAGCCAAATTACTGTTCGGTGATGTCATGTTGATAAAACTGTTTGGAAAAACTGTCTAAATGCTAATTTATGCAAACATATAATGAAGGATAACTATAAAGGTGATTGTGGAGGTTTTGCAATTTCTCTCTTTGTTATTCTGACTAACAAAGAGCAAAAGgtcagaaaggaagaaaaaaaggcacttcattttttgtttttgtttatcacCAGGataagttctggttctgatgatcCAACACTTCTTACCAGTCCTTCAGGTTGACCACATCCATCTCATTACGGAGCCTCTCGTTTTCTTTCATCACATCGTCTACCTTAGCTCGCAAGTTGGTCACCTCCCCCTGCAGCAGGCAAACACACAGAAGAAACTTTTGTTCGTGTGAACAAACCTAGAAAATCGTGTACactgggaaaataaaacagaaaccaaacaaaaagagagagcccttattttctacatttttctcagtcactGCTCCTCCCAGTAGAGACCAGGCCAATGTATTCGTTTTTCCTAaactttcatgtgttttattgtatttgttatTGGAAAATGTGAAGCTTTTTACACCTTTAGAGAGCTACTTGTAATTGTGggaaggaaaagaaacacagaaatgcatatgatctgtaataaaaacagttttacctCAGCGGTTTGTAGAAGAGCTTCCTTCTCATTCATGTTGTCTTCATAGGCCAGCAGCAAAGGGCATAGATACTTCATGTCAACCTAAAAAGATATGGATggtgaaaataaatatgctaAATATCCCGTTTACTTATgtcacatatttttaaaaaaacgctTAATGTCCTCCTTGCCTCAATAACAGGAACAAAAACTTAAACCTAGCAGAATCACAAAGAGGTTTTTTCTTTACTAACCAGCCATGGAGGGGGAGAACCTGTGCTCGGTATGCCTTTGATTTTGGAGCTCTAGATGAAATTCagccaaagacaaaacaaaaaagttagttattatttttccttACAGCTGTCACTAAAATTTATGATTGGATATACAAAACTCTGCAACAACAAAATGGTGAAATAGTCTTAGATGGAACCTTTTTAACTAGAAAGGTTCACGTTGAGCTCACTAAAAGAATTCATGGTCCATATCAAAGAAGATgtttatgcaataaaaacaaaataagtcgGTGGGATTTGCTAACTGCAACTGGTAATACGCTGCAAAAGCaatgttttgctttctgtttctttcagttTAAACACTTAAAGAACATGTTCAGAAAGACAAGGAATACAGTACTGCGTTTCACTGGTCTAACACGACAGGCTTCCCAGCCAAACAATACATTATATATTCTATTCCACATATTATTTAACTGCAAAGCtctgttttgattaaaattgtgCTTTATGCTTTTGTCATAAAGTTCTCCCTCTGTCCTTAtcctatttctttctttatttatttattcttttgtaatgtactgaagatgtacaaaaatatgtattgaacatcttttccaCTGTCACTAATGAGTCACTCACAAAGACATGCTGGTACAGAGGAAGCAAACAGTCAGAGATGAGCACAAGAAAActcctgatgtaaaaaaaaaaaaaaaaaaaaaaaaaaacccaacatgcGCTGGTCATGATTAAAAGCACAGGTCTGCTTTCATCCGCCGGTTAAACGACACGGCGGCGCGGAGAGAAAGGAACGAAGAGCCGCAGACAGTTTACTGAAGGAAATCACTTGGAAGAAGGGACAAGAAAACCTCCTATCACTCAGCAGGGCTGCGGATCAAAAGGAAGACACTGGATGTCTATCAGAAAAGCTTAATTAGAAAGGCGGCACAACGAAATGGTGAAATAAACACAAGATATGATTAAATCATATGAGATTACAAAACCAATATTTCCAGAAACGTACTGAAGTGAAACGTGTCGTATCACAGGCATGGTTATTTTACAGAGAGCATGTTTCATTAGAGCTACAGCTGGGTGATTTTGATTGTACTCCTTAGTTTGATTAGCTCTTGTTCTCAGCACATTGCTCACGTTGGTTGAGTTTCTCATACCTCTTGTTTGGACAGCGGTCTGAAGCGAGCTTGGTAGCGGCTCAGCTCCACGTTCAGACGGTGGACGGTCAGTTTCAGGGCGTCGTTTTCGTCCACCAGCTCCTGCGCGTGTTGTCTCAGGCTCTGTAGCTCTGCCTGGCTGCCTGCTAGCACAGCATAGCAAGGTATTCAATATTATCGGTTCTCAGAATGATACGACGGCATATTGGGGCCAAAGTAGCTAGGGAAAGAACAGAGGAGCAGATTTCCACCAACAAAAACTCAggaaattttagattaatctcagaaattaatctaaaaattaattttagattAAGGAAACAAAGTTTCCTTAAGTTGAAACTTTGTGAGAAAAACCCAAATCTgagaaatttctttaaaaaagaaaaacattttttagaaaaaactttgaaattctATGAAAATGTTCTACTTTTCAAGTTGACAAGGTCAACTTGacctgttgtttttcttttttaccagaaaattacttttttaatctACTATGTCTCTAATAATCCATCATAAGGTCTCATTGATTCATTTATAAATTACAGCAAAACAAGTGGAAGGATTCTTGGAAGACATTTCCTCAATACTGATTATATTTTCCAggtgatttttctgttttggggttCTAAACCTAGAACTAGAACTTCTGTGTAttgaacatttatattttttaactttagagttcttgttgttgttgtttttttattactaaatgCTGCAATCATTTACTTCACTAAACTTTCAGACTTATTTTCCTTTGACATTTCCTTCGTTTTACCTGCAGCGGATCTGAGGTTTGAGGAAGCGTGGCTCTGACTGATCTCCCGCTCCAGGCGATCCAGCCTCTTTTCCAGCTGCTTGTCTTCGTGTATCGTCTTGGTCTTCCTCTGTTTCCGCAGCTCACTGTATCCTCGGCTGGTTTCTGGAGACGAGTGGACGTTCTGTTTTGGCATTTTAGCACCACCAGGCCTGTTAGTGGTTGGGATGGGTGGCAGAGCTGAAATGCAATAAGGACAGTTCTAAATCtctaaaataaatgcagaaccTTTCTTTTTATATAGTAATTTACCAGTTATCTTTCTGCTGAATGAACTAAGAAATGCATAAGAAAGCAGagtacaaaacaagaaaagtttcgGTTTGCCTGACTTTGTGGTAGATTGCCCTCTAGTGGATTAAGAACGTAACACATGGTTGTTGGCCAAAAACAACtgtagtgccttgcaaaagtctttccacattttgtcacaaattttactgttctattttttctgtagttttggATTGTATGTGACAGCtcaacaaaaaacatcagaacaATTTTAAATACTGGCAAAATACATTTAGTTGTAGCTAACAACAGTTTATCTTACTTGATGTGAAACAGACAGTTCTTCCTACTCATTTAGACAAATGAGTGTGAAACATCTATTACCTACTGAAAGCTCAGTTTAAGGCAGAACAACAGAGGAACAAGAAAACAACGAGAGATCTCTGTTTGGAAATTCAATGATTGTTTGGTGGGTaaatgaagataaataaataaaaataagagacaCAGAAGGTGATAGGAAACACATACATCGCACGTCTTCCTTGGGGTTTTCAGAGCTCTTTCTGAGAGTTTCTCTCCTTCTGGCTTCTGGAGACTGGCCACTTGATTCTTCGGTGAGGTCTGGAAGTTATAAAGAAATGAGTGTAACGGTAGGAAAAGTACCCGTATGTGAGAGTGTTGCATTTGAGATCATGTATGGATCACTTTAACAACGTGCACAGTAGAATATTGTAGGTCCTCATCATCTAATGCCTGGACACAGCTCAAGTAATAGCGAATATAATTTAGTTCTAATGACACCCATTTAGTAATTTAAAATTAGTCAAGTAAGTATtaggaacattttaaatgagttttgcCTCAAAACTATGAACTCCCACTATTTTCTGTCACCTACAGCGTgcgttttgttacattttgctGTGCTTTTAATGAAACTCACATAAAGGTCAAGgatgtttgctttaaaatatccaaagctgggcgtgccgtggtggcgtagcggttagcgcgacccgtatttggggccttgagtcctcgacacggccgtcgcaggttcgactcccggacccgacgacatttgccgcatgtctttccccgtttcctgtcagcccactatcatataagggacactagagcccacaaaaagaccccctggaggggtaaaaaaatatatatatatccaaagCTCAGATATCAACAGGGTCTGCCAGAAGATTCCTGACTGGTGCAACTCCAGTCGTTCTTCTTCGTGCTTTCTCATGCTGGTGATAAACGTTTCCATCACTTCTGTGCTACAAtcaatttattctgaagcagttCTACTGAGTCTATGTAGGCTACTATAATCCATCCATTTGTAGAGTAAAGTCGGTACCTGGAGATGGCACTCTTCTACCCGACATGTGAGTGGCCAGAGACAGAACGGCCTGGAAGAGAGACaagtgaaacaggaagtcagtcaGACAGCGAGAGAGACAAATCTTTTTCTGTATGAACATATCAGAGCATACAGACTCTATAGCTCTACCAAAAACATATTCTGATGTTGTATAACACAGCAAATGTGTGCTTCCTTACCTCTGGCTCTAGAGGCAGGTTATGAACTGTTTCTGACACTCTAAGATCCTCTCGTCTGTCCAGAGTTTGATACACATGCTCGTCCGCATCACCCTGGTTACCAGCTCTGTCTTTGTCGTCTTCCAGCTCTCCCTCGGAGTGGTCAGGGGAAGACAGGTGTGGCCGGCTTGCCGAATCCTCCGACCATCTGTCTCTGTTGAAGGTAAGGTGATTCGAAGactgaaaatgactgaaaactgGTCTCGCTTTTTATGAATTCACTTTAATTCTAGGTGGAAAAGGCACAATTTGGACTTTGATGCAAGTCTAGGAAGGAACGCCTTGTGGCTCACTAAGTTTTATAGCCACAAAGGGATACTTTTCTGAAGACTGGACAGCGTGCGACTGTAGAGAAGAATTCACCTTGAGTAAAGCACACTGCTGCCGTTTGGCTCAGAAAGGAAGGTTTCTGAACGATCTGTCTCAGAGAAAGACCTTGGCCGAGCGGGCGGGATGACCCACGTCTGTCCCGTCAAAGAGGAAGACAGGATAGCTGCAGCCAACGCCGACCTGTGGATGTGAACACAAACGTTGCGTAGCAAAAAGGCACAAACAATAAATACTGCTTGTGAAATTTGGCTCACTGAAGTcagaaaatatcattttatgACTTGCTGTAAAAGATAAGTTAGTGCCTCGGTTCAGCCCAATAAATAAGTTACAGGCACCCCATATTCTTACAACCACACTCTTggtaaagatgttttaaaagctATATATCCTCCATTCTCTTCTGCTCATCCTGCAATGTTCTAATGGGGTTTTCATCTGCAAGCTGATTACTGAAGTACCATACATTCAGGTTCTCAAAGCCAGTAAAATATTTGGTGACACTCGCTGTTTCAGCGAAATGCATGAAACGTGAAATTTCATCCAATTGGCCatgaaagtcattaaaaaactacaactagGTTGCAGGGTTTCCCCCTGTGCCTTATTTTTACAACCCAAAGCAGGAATCCACTAACCCTGtttacttgtttgtttgtttttattatttaacataaGGCACATCTCTATTGTAGCAGTTGTAATTAAGACAAGAGTagacaataaatgaaacaataaattcatttaaataagataatcttttttaactgaacttttcttttgctgaataaatcattttattttacttcagcttaatttttcttttttcttgtggctttttgcacaactttaccAGAGGGCCAACAATTGTGGAATCTCCCTTAAAGTTGAGTATTGATGACAATAGCAGTCAGTCCACAACATTTCAGTAATGGCCGTACaaatgtaaaagaagaaaagagagaaggaaaaaaaaaggcttctgGGAAAAtagtgtaaaatgtgaaaagatgttggGAGGTTGAAGGTGACAAAGCCAGTGTGTGAGGTACCTATGTCTCTCAGGTGAGGGGTCTGGGCTTTGTGGGGGAGGAGTACGAGGCACGGCGGCTTTAGGAGCGATGGAGGCGGCAGGGATCAAACCATGAGCTATGTGCTTCTACACAACACAACACATCAACAGGGGAGAGGTTACAGGGTCAGCCTGTAACTCTGTTTTTGTACAGAGGCTCAAGACTCGGAtaatgttgttattttattgcaACAATGAAACTGGATGGGGGTTAGAGGAAGCTGTTGTATGAGGAATGTAGATGAAAAACACCAATGGCAACAGTGCTTTGTATTTGTTAGGTTAACGCTTTCAGTGACGTTTTCAgggataaaccaacacaaattagCGCATCACTGTGAAGTTTTGTCAGCCAGGCAGACATTCCTACAGAGAAAGGTGGTTGCACAAAGTACTGACTGTGGGGGTTGAATACAAAAGCAAGCCAAACGTTTAGATttgtatttgtcaaaaaaaaaaattttcaaaaccTTACACTTACTGCTTAATTTGTGCTGCTGTTATTTAAAACCCCATAACATACACCGCAATTAGTGTTTGAACAGCAAAACCAATTTCAGACAGATGAATAATTTTGCGTGGCGCTGTAAATACTCACGCGACTTGCTTTAGCTGTTAAGTGCGCCATAATTCCGACAGTCAATATTAAACCAAGAATGTTTTAATATTGGATGGACATTATTAAATGTCAGCTCGACACAATAAGATACGCTAAGTAACCCTAATTATACTATGCTAAAGCTAACACAACATGGCATATTAACCGAGTTAAACATTGGAAAGtgttaataatttttttttttaaaacttacaaaCTCCTTGTCTTTCTCCCGTCTGAAGTTGAATTTCATCATTATGAAAATGATTCACCTTTAGCTCTTTAACTTGACGGacaaaaagcttttcttttacgCAAAGACTTCCCAAGCTAATCGCCAAACTGCCTTAAAAACACCCAACCGCTATCCTGTTCTTGTAATATGATTGAATTAGTTCGCTGTTCTTAAAAAAACAGTCTACGACAACCAAGCTAACTAAATTAAAAGGAGATACTGATTTACCAGCCGCCGTATCTAGACGCTTAACTATGGGAAACCACGTCTTTGCAAAAGATGCGGTGATTGGTTTCCCTGCTCAAATACAGCCAATCAGACACCGTTTTAAATTCCCTAGCAACGATGTTTCCAGCAACTAACAGTCcgtccaccagggggcgtgtGTGtcccattaaataaaatttaaaaaagcatgaGATCGGTTGATACCTAGACAGTGCGTTAAAGAAAGAAGCAAGGAAacaaaggaggaaagaaaacattactTTAGGTTTTATACTTGATAacaataatttttcatttgtattttatatataagCTGGCTATAATCAACACATAATTACTTAGTTTGGAAAATCCAGTTTATCCAAGTACCCCTTAGTCCTACAACCTACACCAAGTTGAGACCTCCATTGCATAGACTTGTTTGAGACAGTAATTAAAACCTTCGTTACATTACATTTGGATTACAGTAAATGGTAATCCAAATGTAGAAACGACAGAAAAGAAAACGTGATCATAATAGATCTGATTTGGACTCCCCACTATGGCTTTCAGTCTGTTTTAACATTCAGTATAAAAAACTGCATTATATTAGttaatatttcttaaatataGATACTAACAGAactatttccactggcagagtttttttccacttgaaataagaaaaacatatttttataagtgaaagaatttgccagtggaactagtactttttaaattaatactcaagaattattgacttaaacaagcttacatatcttgctgaaaagttacttttgaatTACTTTTGCCTTATTTCcattgtacaaaaaatatagactataaactagacaaaaattcctgacaagattttgtgttttgcagcgGACTGAAAACACTTGGTTGTTGTGTTACAGTCTTGGATGAACATAGCTATTATCCTTTgtctatgttttcttttaatgactCATCCCTCTTTGCACAGTCAGCTCTAGAACAGTCCCAAAAACAGCCAACTACAACATACGTATATATTGTTGTTAGGAAGATTTGGTGACTCTAACATGCCACTCTTTATTTCACTTATCTAACACCAATCCTTGGAATTAAGCTACCAACCTGCTGACTGTTCACGGAGGCAAATTGAATCTGGAGCCTCAACCAAACTAGTGGTTGGTGATTTAAAGGGAGTAGGACTCTATGTCACATCATATTTAAACCCCA
This genomic stretch from Xiphophorus hellerii strain 12219 chromosome 4, Xiphophorus_hellerii-4.1, whole genome shotgun sequence harbors:
- the cep89 gene encoding centrosomal protein of 89 kDa isoform X3, with amino-acid sequence MMKFNFRREKDKEFKHIAHGLIPAASIAPKAAVPRTPPPQSPDPSPERHRSALAAAILSSSLTGQTWVIPPARPRSFSETDRSETFLSEPNGSSVLYSRDRWSEDSASRPHLSSPDHSEGELEDDKDRAGNQGDADEHVYQTLDRREDLRVSETVHNLPLEPEAVLSLATHMSGRRVPSPDLTEESSGQSPEARRRETLRKSSENPKEDVRSLPPIPTTNRPGGAKMPKQNVHSSPETSRGYSELRKQRKTKTIHEDKQLEKRLDRLEREISQSHASSNLRSAAAGSQAELQSLRQHAQELVDENDALKLTVHRLNVELSRYQARFRPLSKQESSKIKGIPSTGSPPPWLVDMKYLCPLLLAYEDNMNEKEALLQTAEGEVTNLRAKVDDVMKENERLRNEMDVVNLKDCQMIQQQALLVLQENQALIGQLEAQHEKTKANHGKHQSEVSKMSKQLMMLEEEKERLQEDLEGSRRGLQKRTKEAELLQARLKDVVTWDEHCSIAGKLRRQLEEQERRNKSEKEQLLLKMSSLQEENKSLALDKVSLTADVRTVKTELERCKQANRKAEGRMSTLRRQKEEHLLKEEKTRHYLEAVVSVAEHISRERDHLLHTASGLQQEKQGFVSRILNGTVRFGKLQEELKKKNLKSDDAHQQLQLTAE